One genomic region from Magallana gigas chromosome 3, xbMagGiga1.1, whole genome shotgun sequence encodes:
- the LOC105326209 gene encoding E3 ubiquitin-protein ligase Bre1, with amino-acid sequence MSSKRPAEDQGGGSSSGPPAKKLLTRFEPVRIGTIGNLEELDMKVLRFQNKKLAERVEQRKRAEDELKRRIDQLENRQRTDDAVLMIVNRYWNQLDDDIRLLLQRFDAETADEIETKNESDETKAFLTLLSTWDKQELEQKLGQRVEFSKRAIGKLLQAFDRLLQRNEKLNKGIQEKVNQEVEGLNLSATSIKKEPSDVKMEVDEKKEVEEEAGEKSIKTEEDKEIKTEPEEKTEETEKTEVKKEEETSETETKVSVKEEEPSEEKPEILSLQGIVKEELAELQRENRRLHNTATYLHQRHHEHTLEVAELQDKLTAAETEIAELKNKMDDLEYYHGCASQQVDKLDRHLNDALQKLKSFEDTTVVHDGSGKGVTGVAKSKFDEMMYELEEQKELATNRLTELEKLSKDHQEALTEIEKLKTDLQHLPEHIIVDSTEYKCLQSQFSVLYNDSMQIRTQLDDTRNLLQTSKNTHLRHLEQLECDELETQKKLRSECLQLEDNLAQVRREYEMLRIEFERTLAQNEQTAPINHEMRSLIQSLQKHNQQLKAEASRSRRRAREIQADMNKMKAEGFKPEEKPEQTENPAGGSDQGESGGSGGGGEPGTSTPTQSAPSPPHPGMKTEGDLGKEEEKEEFDYREKGKTDMEVIKELRAQLKQSQASQKELKLLLDMYKSAPKEQRDKVQLMACEKKFRQEIDELKAQIKRMQENERKEKRKLAEEDAIKKISKMEEKISELSKNLATQKQREEALLSEMEVTGQAFEDMQEQNMRLLQQLKEKDDANFKLMSERIKANQIQKLLREEKEVLADQVATLQSQVEAQNLVVRKLEEKEQILQNTVTTMEKELGLTQQAMEMHKRKAVESSQTAADLKLHLDKYQAQLKEAQVSVAEKTGALEQESFKYKRMQEEIAKLQRKLERSKKIEMAGAADEVLMAEIAEYKEQLTCPSCKVNKKDAVLTKCFHVFCLECLKTRYETRQRKCPKCNGGFGANDYHRLYIS; translated from the exons ATGTCATCCAAGCGTCCTGCTGAGGATCAGGGTGGGGGCTCCAGCTCTGGACCCCCAGCAAAGAAATTATTAACCAGATTTGAACCAGTGCGGATTGGCACCATTGGAAATCTT GAAGAGCTTGATATGAAAGTTTTgagatttcaaaataaaaagctGGCTGAAAGAGTGGAACAGCGAAAGAGAGCTGAGGATGAGCTGAAGCGACGTATTGACCAGCTGGAGAATCGACAGAGGACAGACGATGCTGTCCTCATGATCGTCAATCGTTACTGGAATCAG ctTGATGATGATATAAGACTTCTTTTGCAAAGATTTGATGCAGAAACAGCAGATGAAATAGAGACTAAAA aTGAAAGTGATgaaacaaaagcatttttgaCTCTTTTGTCAACATGGGATAAACAAGAGTTAGAGCAAAAACTTGGGCAGAGAGTGGAATTCTCTAAGCGTGCCATTGGTAAGTTACTGCAGGCATTTGATAGACTGTTACAGAGAAACGAAAAGCTCAACAAAGGCATCCAGGAAAAGGTCAATCAAGAGGTGGAGGGGCTGAATCTCTCGGCAACCTCAATCAAAAAAGAACCCAGCGATGTTAAGATGGAGGTGGATGAGAAGAAGGAAGTCGAGGAAGAGGCGGGAGAAAAGTCAATCAAGACCGAAGAGGATAAAGAGATCAAAACTGAGCCAGAGGAAAAAACTGAGG AAACTGAGAAAACTGAAGTCAAGAAAGAAGAAGAAACCTCAGAAACTGAGACCAAAGTCTCAGTGAAGGAAGAGGAGCCCTCTGAAGAAAAGCCAGAAATCCTGTCTCTCCAGGGGATTGTAAAGGAAGAACTGGCAGAGCTTCAGCGAGAGAATCGTCGCCTGCACAACACTGCCACCTATCTACACCAGAGACATCATGAGCACACACTTGAG GTCGCTGAGTTGCAGGATAAATTGACAGCTGCAGAAACGGAGATTGCGGAATTGAAGAACAAAATGGATGACCTTGAGTATTACCACGGCTGTGCCAGTCAACAGGTGGATAAGCTGGACAGACATCTAAATGATGCCCTGCAGAAACTGAAGAGCTTTGAGGACACTACTGTGGTGCACGACGGCTCTGGCAAAGGTGTTACAGGTGTAGCCAAAAGCAAG TTTGATGAGATGATGTACGAGCTAGAAGAACAAAAAGAGCTGGCCACGAATCGACTGACGGAGCTAGAGAAACTCAGCAAAGATCATCAAGAGGCTTTAACTGAGATAGAAAAACTTAAAACCGAT CTTCAACACCTGCCAGAACATATAATCGTGGACAGCACAGAGTACAAATGCCTGCAGTCCCAGTTCTCTGTGCTGTACAATGACAGCATGCAGATCCGGACACAGCTGGATGACACCCGGAACTTACTCCAGACCAGCAAAAACACACATCTCAGGCATCTGGAGCAACTTGAA TGTGATGAACTTGAGACTCAGAAAAAGCTGAGGTCAGAGTGCTTACAACTGGAAGACAATCTGGCTCAGGTCAGGAGAGAGTATGAAATGCTGAGGATCGAGTTTGAGCGAACACTGGCTCAGAATGAACAGACAG CTCCAATAAACCATGAAATGAGAAGCCTGATCCAGAGTCTACAGAAACATAACCAGCAGTTGAAAGCGGAGGCTAGTCGCTCCAGAAGAAGAGCTCGGGAAATTCAGGCAGATATGAACAAG ATGAAGGCAGAAGGATTCAAACCTGAGGAGAAGCCAGAACAGACCGAAAATCCTGCAGGGGGGAGTGATCAGGGTGAGAGTGGGGGATCAGGAGGGGGAGGGGAGCCAGGGACCTCCACCCCCACCCAGTCAGCCCCCTCACCGCCCCACCCAGGCATGAAGACTGAGGGGGACCTCGGGAAGGAGGAGGAGAAAGAGGAGTTTGATTACAGAGAAAAAGGCAAAACAGACATGGAGGTCATCAAGGAATTGAGAGCTCAGTTAAA ACAGTCGCAGGCCAGTCAGAAGGAGCTGAAACTGTTACTGGATATGTACAAGAGTGCTCCAAAGGAACAGAGAGATAAAGTCCag TTAATGGCTTGTGAAAAGAAATTTCGACAAGAAATTGATGAACTCAAAGCGCAGATCAAGAGAATGCAGGAGAATGAGAGAAAGGAGAAGAGGAAGCTTGCGGAGGAAGATGCCATCAAGAAGATCAGCAAAATGGAAGAGAAAATATCTGAGCTGTCCAAAAACCTAGCTACACAAAAACAG AGAGAAGAAGCCCTACTGAGTGAGATGGAAGTAACGGGTCAGGCTTTTGAGGACATGCAGGAACAGAACATGAGGCTTCTTCAGCAGCTGAAGGAGAAGGATGATGCTAATTTTAAACTCATGTCAGAG AGAATAAAAGCCAACCAGATCCAGAAGTTGCTGAGGGAGGAGAAGGAAGTTTTGGCGGACCAGGTGGCGACCCTGCAGTCTCAGGTGGAGGCCCAGAATCTGGTTGTACGCAAGCTGGAGGAGAAAGAGCAGATCCTGCAGAACACTGTCACCACCATGGAGAAGGAGCTAGG GTTAACACAGCAAGCAATGGAGATGCACAAAAGGAAAGCTGTGGAGAGCTCGCAAACAGCGGCTGATCTAAAACTTCACCTTGACAAATACCAAGCCCAACTCAAAGAGGCTCAAGTCTCGGTAGCTGAAAAAACAGGTGCTCTGGAGCAGGAATCTTTCAAATATAAACGCATGCAG GAGGAGATAGCTAAACTTCAGAGAAAGTTGGAGAGAAGCAAGAAAATTGAGATGGCGGGAGCTGCCGATGAAGTACTGATGGCAGAGATAGCCGAGTATAAG GAGCAGTTGACTTGTCCGTCCTGCAAAGTGAACAAGAAGGACGCGGTACTGACAAAGTGTTTCCATGTGTTCTGTCTTGAGTGTCTAAAGACTCGCTACGAGACTAGGCAAAGGAAGTGTCCCAAGTGTAACGGCGGATTCGGCGCCAACGACTATCACCGACTCTACATCTCCTAG